The Hoplias malabaricus isolate fHopMal1 chromosome X2, fHopMal1.hap1, whole genome shotgun sequence genomic interval GTAGATAGTCATACTCctcttaaattaaaaatataaaatgatgcaTAATTTAGACAGAAATtagtttatatgttttttttatgtacagATTTTTACACCGACCTGAATTCATAAAGGCCCCTgatttcagaaaacaaaaagactGCCGTTTGGATTCACACACGTTTTGCATCGGAAGCCACTCAGTTTAAAAGCTTGAACATCAGGTATGGCAATCTAtcctttttgtttgttgtttatgtgAATTATCAAAATACATAAGAATGTGGCCTCACAAATATGGTTAAACTTGTGTATTCCCAATCGCCTTCTCACTGTTTGCTTAATTCTGGATAATTAATGTACAAGTGCTTGGGCGTACTCAGAGGGTTAAATTTTGTCTGCTGACACCAGCACACGTAGGTCACGTTGACGAAAAGAAATAAGGAAAGAGAGCTTCAGTTATCAAAAGTTTGAACTAAACCGTTTCATCAATGCATGCAGCTTCCTGCATCTCAGGGATgccaagaaatgaaaagaaataaaagtgaatCCAATTTACACAACTTTCAAATACATACAACTTCATTTTAAGATTTTCTTATATACCTTCATATTTTACCAGTGACAACAGCACCTCTTCACTCGACACTGCACAGTTAGaaaattatcttttttttttcctttttttgtttttaatattttcagtttttgctTTTACCTAAAATGAGGAAAGAGAAAGTCTCTGGACCAGAATGAGTTTTTCCAGGAGGAAAACCCACACACCATGTGCCGAAACTAAACAGTAGTTTTGTGGCATCTATGTGCAGTTAGTTCTTTGTAAGTCATTGTCAGTCTCTTGCTTTTATGAAACGTTAGTCCAAAGGCAAGAAAGCAAGATAAACAGAGTAGTGGGAAACAGCAGTGTGTCCTTGACCAGCGCTAAGGTTTCTCCAGTTCACAGACATACATAAGGTGGTCCTCAGGGGATTTGCCATGAGTCTTGCTCAGATGGAGTTTGACAGCATGCTTGCTAGCAAAAGTCCGGTTGCACAGTTTACACTGATATGTGGTGCCGTTGCCCTCTTCGTCTGGCGAAGGTGAGGGGGAGTGGGAGTGGGAGTGGGAGTGGGAAAGGGGGCTAGGGATGGGATTGGCGTTAGGGAGCGAGTGGGCCATGGCGTGTGCTTGGCCAGAAAGCAGTTTCTCAGAAAGTCTCTTAGTGTGTTGTGAGATTTGGCTGGCCAGTTGCTCCCCAGACAACTTGGCTAAGTCCCTAATCCGGAAGCCCAGGTGGGATTCGAGATGGCTGACGTAGGTGGAGGGAGAACGTATCTGTGAAGCACAGTCACTGCAGAAGAAGACGGGATGGCCTGAATCAAGATTCTTCAGGAACTTGGTGCCACCCGTCCGCCTCAGCTGGTACTTGACGTTAGCCAACCAGTGGCTGATGGTGGTCATCGAGAGGCCGGTGAAGCGAGAGATGTGCATGCGTTCCTGTGGGCTGAGATCAGACATGATGTACTTGCCGTCACCTGTTTGCCGCAAGCTTGAAGCAAACTGGGCTTGCAGGATAAGCAGATGCTGAGGGTTCCAGTTGGACTGCCGGCCTTTGCGCTTCTGTGCCGGCGACATGTCTTCGGACTCCTCATGAGTAGCACCGTCTATATCTGACCGCTCTGACAGACTTGTCGGTGTGGAAGATTTGGAGGCATGGCTTTCGGTCAAGTTGCGAAGCATATCAGAAATGTCAGACAGGGCATTTTCTCGCAGGGGTGAGTTAGACATGAATGAAGCTACAGCTGAGGTTGCCTTAGCCATGGTGATGGTGGAAGAGGGTGACACTGATGAAGGAGTTGAGGTGGAGGAGGACAATATAGAAGATCCCATGGAGCTGCTCTTTTCACTTTTTCCTTTGGTCAGGTCAATGGGCTGGTCATTGTTGATATGATAGAAATAACGGTCGAGATGCTCATTTGTCTTTTTGGTCTGAGCCGGAGTGGAGGCGGCCACGGCGGCCTTTTCTCCTAAACTGTTGCTCATCTTGAAGAGCATGCTCATGGGGTCCAGAGATGGGAGGGCAGGTTTAGCAGCTTTACCAAGGTGAACATTCATGACAGACTGAAGTGCACTTAAGGGATTGACAAATGGCTGTTCTGGGGGATGGTCAGTTATAATTGCGGTGCTGCTGCACAGCGAGGTGACAGGAGGTTTCACAGCATGGTCAGTCCCATTCTCTAAAGACTCTTTTGTGAGGGCATCACCATTGGAATCCTTGTGAGCGTTTGCTGACCCATTGCTCTCTGGCGTTTTGGCTCCTCTCCTGTCTTTGGGTGACTCCCCTTTGGCAGAGTCACCAGCTTCACTACTACATGGAGAAGGGGTGGTTCTTCTCAGAGGAGATGCCCTCGCTCCAGGTTCCCTCATCTTCTCCTCAACTTTGGCCACCTTTTCTGTCACTTTCTTGACAAGTTCCTCCATAGCATGGAAGTTGTTTTTGGGCAGGGGTGACGTCTGGCAGCTTGGAGGGGAGATGAGTGGTTGGCTTTTGGTGGGGGACAGAatctcttctccagaaaacaTGTACTTTAGAGGGGAGCTCTTTCCTGAGTTCCGCAAGGAAAGTTTCATGATGTTTGGGAGCTGATAGGCAGCATGGATGCTGGGGTAGCCTCCCCAGCTAGGTGTGCCATTCTGTGCTTTGTTGATGGCAGAAGTGACAGTGTTTTCCAGTGACTTCAGGATGTCAAACCCACCTTTAGGACTTTCTTCCAGATCTTCTTCTGTCAAATATGGATACTTGGAGGAAATGTCAAATTTCTCCTCCTGCTCATCATCTGTTAATTTTCGGTCTTTGCCGCTAGTAGGAATTTCCATGGTGCACTCctcttctttctcctctttcttaATTTCCACAGCACTAATGGCAGGGGATATGCttggtggaggaggtgcaggTGGAGGTGGGGAAAAGGCTGTGGCGGCTAGTGGCACTGACTGTACCTTATCCTCAGTGGAGGGCACAGTGTTAGGGACTTGGGTAGTAGGTGATTCCATGATGGGTTTGCCTTTCTTGATGGCAGAGTTGGTGACCTTGATGAAGTGGCCTGTCACCATCATGTGAGCTGTCAGCTCTTGTAGGGTGTCATGGGAACTCCCACATTCCATGCACTTCAGGATCTGGGATTTCCGGGATTCAAACTGCCATGCGTAGCTAGCACCGTTCTGATGCCCGTAGCGGTTATTGGGAGTAATGTAGGGATTTGCAGTCTTCTGCAACAAGTCACTGGTGTCAGAAAGAGAGGGTTTGGGGGTGCCACCATTTGAGTCTGGTGAGCTGGGCAGGTCTAGTTCAATTGGGGCTCTTTTGCGTGCTGACGAAATGATCTTGGCTGCCACAGGGGTCACAGGCTCCTTGAGAGGCACTTTCTGGTAGTGTTTTGTCTTGATCATGTGGACGCTGAGATCTTGGAGTGACTCGAAGGAATGTCCACAGTACATGCACTTGAGGACTTTCTGGGCATCTTCCTTGCCTTCCATCTCCAGTAGGGAACGCTTGCGAGGCTTGGACCAACGTTTAGTGCCCTCACCGTCTGGCTCATGGTTATCGTCTCTGTAGTGTCCCGTTTCGTTCATGTGCACTGTGAGCTCAACCAGTGTGTCGTAGGCAGCACTGCAGTCCTTGCAGCGAAACTTGCTAGCACCAGTGAAGATGGATCCGTAGAGCTTGGTGCTTTGCCGGTACAGCTGCACAGTGCTGAAGAGGTTTGGCTCAGATGCTGGATGCAGTATTCTGTTCTGGTTCTGTGACACTTGTTGCAAGGTTTTGGCCACAGCTGACTGGTGCCAGTCGTAGCCTCCACTACCGCaactactgctgctactactgctgctgctactgctgtgGCTGCGAGGGGGTTTCTCAGCTGGAGGCTGTGTCATATTCAAGTTCAGGGACGACCAGTACGAATTGGTCAGGAAGCTGGTGTAAATGGCCTTCATCTGCTCTAGACTGTCTGGGCCTGCAGCCGTGGCTTCCTCACTGCTGGGCGGGGCCGAAGTCGTCATCCTCATGGACGCAGTCGAAGAGAGTGACGTAAGTGGCTCCTTGGCAGTGCCATCCTCCTCGTTCTTCACCGAGGCACTCTCAAAATCGGACATGCGGTCACTAGACTCGCTGAGGTGTGACTCACTGTCCATCTCATGGCTGGAGAGGTCTGCAACTGGAGAGTCGTGGAAGCCTGAGCGTTCTTTGAGAAGGAAATCTTTATCCTGACACATGTATTTAATGGCAGGCTCCTCCTCAACAGCTGAATCATCTCCCTCCACGTCCTCATCCATTAAGGCAGCCTCTTTCAGCTCCTCAGGAACATATGCTGCAGACAAAACAAAGaagagacagaaacaaagaaCCTTGTTATTTCTACGTCCAATTATAAAGATTTCACAAACTGCTTCCCGCAATGTCTTGAAAAGCATACAGACGGCTGATAGAAACGTCAGGCATCAGTGTGTTTTCCAATAGTGACAAAAAAAAGACAGTCAGGCCATTTCATATCATAAACTCTCGCCGTAATTCCTTCGCAACTTCACTGCTAAGTTATTTTGCCAAATGAAATGAAGTtacatttctcctttctcctttgttcagagaagagagaaagctAGCGAGACGAAAAAGACAGCGGAAGAGGGAAGGGGTTGAGGGgggagggaagaaaaaaaatgtctctTCAAACCCAAGTTGCCACCTTATTCTTCTCAAGGGGCAACAGCTTGAAATTAAaactaaatttgaaattaatgaaGCACATTCTGGAGGTGGCATTCGTTTCTGAAgtaataaattacttgtatcaACCTCAGAGACAGCAGTTCCTGTCTGTCAATTAATATGTCTTACGCTTCTTCTGCAGCCTCTAATGCATTCCCTAACAGACACTCTCGCCATTTAAATTAAGAAAGCATTTTCGCTCATTACTCGGCAAAGGCTTGCCAGCtcgtaaataaaaatgaatgtatgtatgtttcCGATGTAAAATCTCctcgcacaaaacacatttGCGTCAATTATGAAAGATTAGAAAGTTGAAAgttattatttactgtttagCCTGGAGTGTATGCACTCGGTTCATATTTGAATACAATAGCTTTTGAAggaagataaagaaaaaaaacaatacacagcAATATGTGGAAGGCATTAGGATGAAACTAAAGCAGAAAACATCTAATTGTTTTTACTTATTGCCATTTTTTGCAAGGACAGGAAAAATGCTGGTGAACAAAGGGAaagagggggaaagagagacagaaagaggaagagagaaggaaggagggagggagtaTAATACATTGTGGTAATTCCACACATTCCAGAGTGTAACTGTTGATCACGCATGGAGCAGGTATGTAAACAGCGCTGAGTGAGGACAGAGAGCAGGGCTTTTCTGTGAACATCTTCAATCAGTTTAAACGACTGCAAGAGTCAAACTAATCATGCTGCAGTTTCAACACACAGCATATAGATTCTAATCTAAATATAATATCTGTCAACAGGCGTGCACAACACGAACCTTTGGAAATCACTTCGTACAACAAAGATAGGAATTTTCATCTGAGCTCGCCGCACTTGTGTTTACCTCAACCGTTTTAAACATGCCGAGTTGCATATCTTTTGGTCTGATACAGAATATCCTTCAGCTTCTTCAGTTCCTGGAGTGAAACAAGTACGACATATTGGTTTTGGGAAGACTAGTATTCCCCCAAATGCTAATAATGCAGTCAGCACCCTGATAGAGCATTTGCTAGACCTAGTATTTAACCATGCTGGCCTTGGTGACATAGAAAAtcacacagaaaaagaaaagaacagtcATCATGAGGACAGTCGTTTCGTAGCCCTCGGCAGTGTCATGCCATGGGATCGCAGAGGCCCAGACACCTCTTAGCTTTCAGCTGTAGCTGAACAACACGCACCTCATGCCTTTAGGCAGTCAGTGTGGTTTACAATAGTGAACACAGGCTTTTAATGGTCTCGACTCTCCAAGGGGAAATGCCCGATTCGGTCTAATTTACAAATTCCCCCTATGAATATTTAGATTTATGATAATGCCTAATGTCTGATATAGCCACTGCATGGATGAAATTGATTAGAACAGGTCGCTACAGTCTTTATGTTGTGAGATATTTGAACACTGTCCGAAAGGAAACGGTACTGAACAGGTCcattttttttggttgtttgtttctGAATATAGAACAAGGTTTACCTCTACACTCAAGCGATACTCTTAAGGTCTATAGTGCAAGTTAAACATGTTTTACTGGGACAAGACATGCAAAAAAAATGGTGGAGTAATTTTAATTgtctacaaaaataaaacaacagcagATTATGATCTAATTATGTTCCTTCTTCCACTTCTACCGAAGTGACACGAGTACCAAAACATCACTGAGTACTAATGTCTTACATATTTCCATCCTACATTGTAAAAACATAATGTGCATGATATAAACACGCATGGTCTCGCACAATAAATACTTTCCAGAAAATACAATCAGGAC includes:
- the LOC136677008 gene encoding teashirt homolog 3-like — translated: MDEDVEGDDSAVEEEPAIKYMCQDKDFLLKERSGFHDSPVADLSSHEMDSESHLSESSDRMSDFESASVKNEEDGTAKEPLTSLSSTASMRMTTSAPPSSEEATAAGPDSLEQMKAIYTSFLTNSYWSSLNLNMTQPPAEKPPRSHSSSSSSSSSSSCGSGGYDWHQSAVAKTLQQVSQNQNRILHPASEPNLFSTVQLYRQSTKLYGSIFTGASKFRCKDCSAAYDTLVELTVHMNETGHYRDDNHEPDGEGTKRWSKPRKRSLLEMEGKEDAQKVLKCMYCGHSFESLQDLSVHMIKTKHYQKVPLKEPVTPVAAKIISSARKRAPIELDLPSSPDSNGGTPKPSLSDTSDLLQKTANPYITPNNRYGHQNGASYAWQFESRKSQILKCMECGSSHDTLQELTAHMMVTGHFIKVTNSAIKKGKPIMESPTTQVPNTVPSTEDKVQSVPLAATAFSPPPPAPPPPSISPAISAVEIKKEEKEEECTMEIPTSGKDRKLTDDEQEEKFDISSKYPYLTEEDLEESPKGGFDILKSLENTVTSAINKAQNGTPSWGGYPSIHAAYQLPNIMKLSLRNSGKSSPLKYMFSGEEILSPTKSQPLISPPSCQTSPLPKNNFHAMEELVKKVTEKVAKVEEKMREPGARASPLRRTTPSPCSSEAGDSAKGESPKDRRGAKTPESNGSANAHKDSNGDALTKESLENGTDHAVKPPVTSLCSSTAIITDHPPEQPFVNPLSALQSVMNVHLGKAAKPALPSLDPMSMLFKMSNSLGEKAAVAASTPAQTKKTNEHLDRYFYHINNDQPIDLTKGKSEKSSSMGSSILSSSTSTPSSVSPSSTITMAKATSAVASFMSNSPLRENALSDISDMLRNLTESHASKSSTPTSLSERSDIDGATHEESEDMSPAQKRKGRQSNWNPQHLLILQAQFASSLRQTGDGKYIMSDLSPQERMHISRFTGLSMTTISHWLANVKYQLRRTGGTKFLKNLDSGHPVFFCSDCASQIRSPSTYVSHLESHLGFRIRDLAKLSGEQLASQISQHTKRLSEKLLSGQAHAMAHSLPNANPIPSPLSHSHSHSHSPSPSPDEEGNGTTYQCKLCNRTFASKHAVKLHLSKTHGKSPEDHLMYVCELEKP